The nucleotide window CAGACATCGGCGGCTGTATCTGGCTGAAGCATATTCAATTTTTGACTATCAAAGAAATCCGAAAGTTCACCCGAATATCTTTTTCCAAAAACCAAATCATCACCGTTCATATTCGGTTTGATCATTTCGTCAATTTCACTAGACGGTTTCAAACAAGAATCAATATCGTACCAAAGCACATTAATATTTTTTTGGCTTAAAGCCAAATTCAAATGATTTCTGAAGTTTTCCCAAATCACACCACCAAAACCGTCGATGACAACAGTTTTTTGTTTAGCAATTTCATTTGCCAGAGAATCAAATCCCACAAAAACATCAGAATTGGTGTGGAAAGATGGGAATATATTATAATCAGAATTGTTTTTTACAACCGCATTTACCGGCAATAAAGCTTGACTCGTTTTTCTTTTGGACAGAATTGTGTTTTCCATTTGTAATTTATTTTTCTTATCTGCAATAATTGTCGCTCCTATCAGAATACTTTGCTCAGCATCCTCACAAAAAACGATGTTAACTTTTATTTTTAATGTATTTAATTTTTGTTCCAAAGCTGGCAAGAACAAATCTTTGGCTTTTGAGATATTGCCACCTATGACAAGTTCTTCGCAACCGAACTTTTCAAACCAAGGGAAAAGAAAATCTCCCATATTGGCTCCAAAATTTCTGAAAACAGCATTGGAAACATCAGTATTTAAATCTGCAATGGCTTTTACAGATTCTATGCTTTCTCCAGAAAGGCGTTTATATTCACCCAATAGCCATCGGGTAGAAAACCAATCATCGGCAATTGATCCCAAGAAAGGTTGATCATAAAACATTCCGTTTTTAGGCGCATCAGGATGGTTGTCTACCAAATCCCCATCAGCCATTAAAGCTGAACCAAAACCTGTACCAAGAGTTAGAAAAACAGTTCTTTTACTTTTCAGTTGATGACGAAAATAAGCCCCTTCGGCAAAGCAATGCGCATCATTTGCAAATACAAATGGAACCGCATTCAAACCTGTGAAATTTTTCAGTGCCTGTTGAATATGAACACCAAAAGTCGGTTCAAATTTTCCTCCCACACCAATAATTTCACTCACACCTTTATCATAATTAAAAGGTCCCGGAAAAGCTATTCCAACAGCGTCAACAGTATCTTTTTCGTCTAAAACTTCTTTTATGCAGTTGCCAATCGAAGAAATAATTGCAACTGGATTAGCATTCGCATTAATTTCTTTTCTCAATACGGCTTGAGGTTTTCCATTAAGGTTATTATGGTCGATAACGCTAACAGTTACATGACTCCCACCTACATCAATACCTATTTTTTTCATATTTTAAGTTGTGCTTTATTTTCTACAAATAAATTATTGTTTAGCAACCTTATTTAAACGGACTTTAAACTTACTGACACCATCCATTAAAACTTCAAAAATAATGCGACCACTAGGCATACTGTCCATAGAAAAAGGGAATAAACCGTTCTTAACCGAGGAATAATCATGCTGTTCATAAATTACACCATCAATAGTAATCAAAACTGTCATTTTACTGGTTTTATTGGATACAACACTCAATTCTGTTTTATCTGAAACGACTCTAGGGAAAACCGAAAAGGCATATTTTCCTGGTAGTCCATCTTCTTTAAAATTTGAAGAAGCAGTGAAACACAATCTTTCGCTATTTCCAAAATCACTTTCGAATGCATGGATTATGTTGCCTTTTAAATCAAACAATCTCAAATATCCATCACCTTGTCTTCTATTGGACCAAAATTCCAATCCGTCACCAGCTTTATCAGTAATACCCAATTCATATTTTCCTTCTTTCAAGTTAATGGTATCTTTGTAAACCTTATTGGCTTCGACATTAGAAGGTAGTTTGCGGAATATAGTATCTCCTTTTTTATCAATTAAAAAGACAGTATTATCTTTAGGGTTATTATTAGTTAGATATTGAAGGATGAAACGGGTTGGCAATACATTTGGAGATTCGAATGACGTCGTAATTTCATTATCTCCCATCCAGCCGTCTTTTGTACCATTTGGATTAGAGAGTGAAACCGTATAACTATTTTTTCCTTCTTTGGATTTTATTTCTCCCGGAATTATAATTTCTGCAGTTTGATTAAATTCTAAATTTCCTTTCCAACGATAAGTTTCTTTTGGAAATCCATCAGTACCATAAGTCACAACAACAGAGCGAAGATTTTCGGAACCCAAATTTCGAATAACAAAATGAGGATTAAAGCTAGCCGGATTAAGTCGACTATACTGTTGCTCATTATTAGGGACAATAACCCTGTCGATGGCAACATCATTTTTTTGCACAGGAGCAGAATATTGAAACAAATAAGATGCAATATTTTCGACTGCCTGAATATTTGCCGTTGCTGTATAAGGCTCCATTTCCAGCGAAATGCTATGTTTTCCTGCAGTAGTTTTCAAATCAATAATATCAGGAAGTTGCAACTCTCCAGGACACCAATAAGCGCGATCAGTAACCCAAGTTCCACCCTGTGGATAGAGTGGATTTCCGCCACAATCTTTCCACATATTGCGATGATCAATCGTTTTTCCGTCAAATTTCAATTCTCGCCAACGTGAACAAAATTCGCTGCAGCCTTTTGGTCTATCAGCACCGTGTCCCGTATGTTGAATTCGAATACGATTATACTTGGCTTCAGGTACAGATTCATAAGAGATGGGAAGTAAATTATCCTCAATTTTTTCTTTAGGATCACCGTATTTATATGCTGCATTCCAGAGAGGTACAATGCCTAGAGATTTCTGTACTGGTGGACCAGAAACAATTTCAAAATCAATAGTCAATGCCCAACCAACTGTTTTGTTCTCATATCCTGTATGGATATAATCGACTTGAACACTGTCTCTAAGAAAAGGAGAAAAATCCGTAACATCTACTTTCCAAGTCCAGTTCCAGCCATTGTTGTAAATGCTTCCATAAGGAGTAAGCATTCGACCCAACTCATATTCTACCCATTTCCCTTTTGCATCTTTTTTTCGTAATTTAATGTGATCCAAATAATCCCAATGTGCGGCAAACAAACTATCTGGACGTCCTAATGTCACATTCATCATAACCTTTCGGATAGACTCTTTTTCGGATGGAAAAACACCCATCTTACTATACGTTTTTGTGCCCGTTGTCACATCACAAATAATGGTTGTTTTGTCGTGTGTCACTACGTGTTTGACGACTGGTTTTTGTGCAAAACAGCCTATCGAAACAGCAAATAATAATAAATATCGTATCATAAAAATTTAAGTCTTTATTTTTCGCTTCAAATTGTACGTTTAATTTCTATCGTATAGGTAAACCAATCATTGCGGTAATAACAAATATTATATTCAATTGGTTTTCTAGCTGTGTCGAGAACCACACGCCTTCTTTCGAGTACGGGTTGGTCTTTTTCGATTTTCAAATGCCCCGCAATTCGTTTACTGGCTGCAATCGCTTTGAGTTCTTCCTGAGAATACACGGGAACCACATTAAATTTGTTACCTAATATTTCGTATAGAGGGATTTCAAAATTTTCATCAGCCGAGATACCAATTCTAGGATGAAAATACGATTCGAAATACACCATCGGGCTATCGTCAATGCTTCGGGTTCTTTGCAAGAGCAACACTTCATCACCTTCTTTAAGTTGCAAATGTTTGGCTACTTTGGCGGACGCCAAAACCATTTCGGCTTTCAACGAAAGATTTTTGAATTCCAATCCCATATCTTCCATTTCATGAGTAAAACTCATCCAATTGTTTAAATTGGTTGTAATCCTGTTTTGAGAAACACGGGTTCCAGAACCTTTCTTTCGCACCAAAAGATTTTCGTTTACCAAAATAGCAATTGCCTGACGAAGTGTGTTTCTGGAAATACCCCAGCGCTTAGCCAAATCAACTTCTTTTGGAAACAATTCGCCATCTTTAAAGTCGGGATGTTTAATCAATTCACGCAATAATTCTTCCACTTGCTTATGCAATGGAATCTTGCTGTCATGATCCAGTAGCGGTAATTTGTTCAAATGTTCATACATATCACAAAAATAGTTTTTTTATCTAATGAAAAAAAATATTTAACAAAAATACAACCAATTGATTTTTAACAGTATTTAACAAATTTCAATTTAAACTAAAACGTTATAGCATTATCAATTGATTTTCAGCAAATAAGAAATAAAAGACATCTTTTTGATGAAATAAAACTAATATGTTCATACTTAGATTTGAAAAATAATTATATTTGTTTTTTCGATAAAACGATTTAGCAAATAAATCCAAATTTTAACCAATTCCCCTTCCAAAACCACTTTAATAAAACTTTATAATGAAAAAACATTTAATCACCTTATTAACATTTTGCACGGTCACTTTGATCTTTGCCCAAAAAATGCCAAAAGCCATTAAAGTAACCTACCAAAGGACATCTAACGGAAAAATTGCCGAAAATCAAGATCCCATGTTTTTATTTGCTTCTTCGGATTTGAGTTTGATAACAACCAATAAAATCCTGCAGCAAAAAGCAAATTTCCCATTCGAACAAACTTTTGTAAACTTTAATACACAAACCATTTCCCAATGGGCACAAATGAAAAATGGGAAATCAATTCTAAGCAATGACAATGAAGCTTTGCGAAAACAAAAATTTGAATTCAGTAATGAGACCAAAAAAATTCTGAATTACAACTGCAAAAAAGCAGTCACATCTGTAAATTCCAATAAAATTGAAATTTGGTACACCACCGAATTAGGATTAAAAGGTGGTCCAAGCGTTTTGGGACAAAATTTAGGTTTGGTTCTCGAAACCATCCGCAACGGAAACGCTACTGTCACAGCCACCAAAATTGAGAATTTAAAAGCTACTCCTTCCCTTTTGTCCATTCCTTCAATACAAACTGTTGACCAATTGACTTATAAAGACCTGCTCTGGAAAAGCCGTTTTGTTAATATTCCTGTTTTCAGTAAAGAACAAATTCATTTTGTTTCTGATGCCAAATCAAATGACAGTATTCTTCGATTTGCAAGCGGAACTGTAATTGTTAGAAAAATAAAATTCCCCGAAATAAAAAGAGGAAGTTCTATTTATGCCGATGTAACCGAACAATCAAACGGTGATGCGTACGACAGAACCGGTACCGTTTTTATGATCCCAACAGATAAAAAAATGTCATTTCTAGACGGATTAAAAAACGGTGTTAAAACATTACCTGCTTACGAAAATGGGAACGGCAAGAAATACCAAGGTGTAGTTTCAACCGATGAATATACTCCATTGCTGGAAATGATGCGCTTTTTTACCCCTTTTGGAGTAAAGCAATTCAATTATTTACAACTAAAAAATAAAGTGTGGCAAGATAGTGTAATCTATCGTCAGGATATTTCGCTGTTGCAACCCAAATTAAGCAATCAGGAAGTTTATATCGGAATGTTTATAGGTAATTATGATGCAGGCGGACACAAAGCGAGTTTAAACATAACCATACATCAAGGTGAAGACAATAATCCAAAAGCAGATTTTATTCTGCCACTTTTCAACACTTTAAATGTAATGGAGATGGCGGGACAGGAATACTCTACGATGTTTGACAACGAGAAAGGACTCGAAATGACATTTGAAGTACCGCAAGGATATAAGAATTTCAAATTAAGCTACACGACAACCGGACACGG belongs to Flavobacterium gilvum and includes:
- a CDS encoding peptide-N-glycosidase F-related protein; protein product: MIRYLLLFAVSIGCFAQKPVVKHVVTHDKTTIICDVTTGTKTYSKMGVFPSEKESIRKVMMNVTLGRPDSLFAAHWDYLDHIKLRKKDAKGKWVEYELGRMLTPYGSIYNNGWNWTWKVDVTDFSPFLRDSVQVDYIHTGYENKTVGWALTIDFEIVSGPPVQKSLGIVPLWNAAYKYGDPKEKIEDNLLPISYESVPEAKYNRIRIQHTGHGADRPKGCSEFCSRWRELKFDGKTIDHRNMWKDCGGNPLYPQGGTWVTDRAYWCPGELQLPDIIDLKTTAGKHSISLEMEPYTATANIQAVENIASYLFQYSAPVQKNDVAIDRVIVPNNEQQYSRLNPASFNPHFVIRNLGSENLRSVVVTYGTDGFPKETYRWKGNLEFNQTAEIIIPGEIKSKEGKNSYTVSLSNPNGTKDGWMGDNEITTSFESPNVLPTRFILQYLTNNNPKDNTVFLIDKKGDTIFRKLPSNVEANKVYKDTINLKEGKYELGITDKAGDGLEFWSNRRQGDGYLRLFDLKGNIIHAFESDFGNSERLCFTASSNFKEDGLPGKYAFSVFPRVVSDKTELSVVSNKTSKMTVLITIDGVIYEQHDYSSVKNGLFPFSMDSMPSGRIIFEVLMDGVSKFKVRLNKVAKQ
- a CDS encoding GntR family transcriptional regulator, which translates into the protein MYEHLNKLPLLDHDSKIPLHKQVEELLRELIKHPDFKDGELFPKEVDLAKRWGISRNTLRQAIAILVNENLLVRKKGSGTRVSQNRITTNLNNWMSFTHEMEDMGLEFKNLSLKAEMVLASAKVAKHLQLKEGDEVLLLQRTRSIDDSPMVYFESYFHPRIGISADENFEIPLYEILGNKFNVVPVYSQEELKAIAASKRIAGHLKIEKDQPVLERRRVVLDTARKPIEYNICYYRNDWFTYTIEIKRTI
- a CDS encoding GLPGLI family protein — its product is MPKAIKVTYQRTSNGKIAENQDPMFLFASSDLSLITTNKILQQKANFPFEQTFVNFNTQTISQWAQMKNGKSILSNDNEALRKQKFEFSNETKKILNYNCKKAVTSVNSNKIEIWYTTELGLKGGPSVLGQNLGLVLETIRNGNATVTATKIENLKATPSLLSIPSIQTVDQLTYKDLLWKSRFVNIPVFSKEQIHFVSDAKSNDSILRFASGTVIVRKIKFPEIKRGSSIYADVTEQSNGDAYDRTGTVFMIPTDKKMSFLDGLKNGVKTLPAYENGNGKKYQGVVSTDEYTPLLEMMRFFTPFGVKQFNYLQLKNKVWQDSVIYRQDISLLQPKLSNQEVYIGMFIGNYDAGGHKASLNITIHQGEDNNPKADFILPLFNTLNVMEMAGQEYSTMFDNEKGLEMTFEVPQGYKNFKLSYTTTGHGGWENGDEFLQKKNTILIDNKEIFGFTPWRTDCGSYRLSNPASGNFGNGLSSSDESRSNWCPGTTTNPNLIDLGNLSPGKHTIRISIPLGKQEGNSSSAWNVSGFLIGEK